From one Microbacter margulisiae genomic stretch:
- the wecB gene encoding non-hydrolyzing UDP-N-acetylglucosamine 2-epimerase, giving the protein MKRIFTIVGARPQFVKAAAVSRMLKKHGIDEVLVHTGQHFDANMSDVFFEEMEIPKPDHNLNINGLTHGAMTGRMLEGIEKLLLQEQPDAVMVFGDTNSTLAGALAAKKINIPVIHVEAGLRSFNMKMPEEINRIITDRISDILFCPTENAIQNLKREGFDLFPVKIIKNGDVMQDAAYYYAQKAALKSTIIEQLGLHHFVLATIHRQENTDDIQKLHHLIDGLNAINHEIPVVLPLHPRTEHILSQCHIRSKCIIIKPVGYFDMIRLLKSCQLVITDSGGVQKEAFFFGKHCITLREETEWVELVENGFNTLVGADENLLFAAYHTMKQKQSDFSLNLYGNGTAAEQIALTIKEL; this is encoded by the coding sequence ATGAAGCGTATTTTCACTATTGTTGGGGCACGGCCTCAGTTTGTGAAAGCTGCTGCCGTTAGCCGAATGCTCAAAAAACATGGCATTGACGAAGTGTTGGTGCATACAGGACAACATTTTGATGCCAACATGTCGGACGTGTTTTTTGAGGAAATGGAAATCCCCAAACCAGACCATAATTTGAATATTAACGGTTTGACGCACGGAGCAATGACCGGGCGTATGCTTGAAGGGATTGAGAAACTTTTGTTGCAAGAACAACCTGATGCCGTAATGGTTTTCGGTGATACGAACTCTACACTGGCAGGGGCATTGGCAGCAAAAAAAATTAATATTCCGGTAATTCACGTCGAAGCCGGCCTGCGATCTTTCAATATGAAAATGCCGGAAGAAATCAACCGAATCATAACTGACCGCATATCCGACATCCTTTTCTGCCCGACGGAAAATGCCATACAAAATCTTAAACGTGAAGGGTTTGATCTTTTTCCTGTCAAAATAATCAAAAATGGAGATGTAATGCAGGATGCCGCCTACTATTATGCGCAGAAAGCAGCATTAAAATCGACCATTATCGAACAATTAGGATTACACCATTTTGTACTGGCAACCATTCACAGGCAAGAAAATACGGATGATATTCAAAAGCTTCATCATTTGATTGATGGATTGAATGCCATTAATCATGAAATACCGGTTGTTCTTCCATTACATCCACGCACAGAACACATTTTAAGCCAATGTCATATCCGTTCAAAATGTATCATTATTAAACCCGTTGGATATTTTGATATGATTAGACTCCTGAAATCCTGCCAATTGGTCATAACCGACAGTGGAGGAGTTCAAAAGGAAGCCTTTTTCTTCGGTAAACATTGCATCACATTGCGTGAAGAAACGGAATGGGTTGAGCTGGTGGAAAATGGATTCAACACATTGGTAGGCGCTGACGAAAACCTGTTATTTGCCGCTTATCACACCATGAAGCAAAAACAATCCGACTTTTCGCTCAATCTGTATGGCAATGGAACAGCTGCTGAACAGATAGCATTAACAATCAAAGAACTATAA
- the wzx gene encoding O-unit flippase-like protein yields the protein MQIGRKDVAWNFAATFMRIASGLIVLPLVLRLLPSQEVGLWNIFLTIGSIAILLDFGFSNAFARNITYIFSGVKELKAEGYVAVDQNDSSIDYGLLRSVINAMRRYYGILAGAFLLLFILASPFYLRSVLEKYNGNTHVVWVAWFTYGTLVAYQLYTFYYGALLTGRGFVKKNMQIIVAAQSARIIITAIFLLNGLGLMSLVVGMFISDIINRTLSYLAFYDKEIKYQIKHSTAMPVRAIMKIMTPNAIKIGLTSVGGFLINKAVILIAPLYLSLTDIASYGTTKQFIDLIASIGSIWFTTYYPKMTLYRVNNEIDGVKRLYTKSKIFLIGSFIVMGTGLIIAGPPVLQFIHSKTHLLPDVMIFVCLIIGFLETNHGISGALLLTKNEVPFVKASLLSGTGTIILLLLGLKVTSLGIWSMLLAPGLAQATYQNWKWPLSVIQDLKLTLGDYFQAFRTFLQGIKETVKK from the coding sequence ATGCAAATCGGACGAAAAGATGTGGCATGGAATTTTGCGGCTACCTTTATGCGCATCGCCTCAGGGCTGATTGTGTTGCCATTGGTATTACGCCTTCTGCCCAGCCAGGAAGTAGGATTATGGAATATTTTCCTGACTATCGGATCCATTGCTATCTTGCTCGATTTCGGTTTTTCCAATGCATTCGCCCGTAATATTACCTACATCTTCAGTGGAGTCAAAGAGCTCAAAGCGGAAGGATATGTCGCTGTTGACCAAAATGATTCATCCATAGACTATGGACTTTTACGTAGTGTCATCAATGCCATGCGAAGATATTACGGCATTCTGGCAGGCGCTTTTCTGCTGTTGTTTATCTTAGCCAGTCCTTTCTATTTGCGTTCTGTGCTTGAAAAATACAACGGAAATACTCATGTAGTTTGGGTCGCCTGGTTTACATACGGAACACTTGTTGCATACCAGTTATATACTTTCTATTATGGCGCTTTACTGACCGGGAGGGGATTTGTAAAGAAAAATATGCAGATTATTGTTGCAGCACAAAGCGCCCGTATCATCATTACGGCTATTTTTCTTCTGAACGGCCTCGGATTGATGTCTCTGGTGGTCGGAATGTTTATCAGTGATATCATTAACCGCACATTATCCTATCTGGCATTTTACGACAAAGAGATAAAATATCAGATCAAACACAGCACTGCCATGCCTGTACGGGCGATCATGAAAATCATGACACCCAATGCTATCAAAATCGGCCTCACCTCGGTAGGCGGATTCCTGATCAATAAAGCGGTTATACTTATTGCGCCCCTTTATTTATCGTTAACGGATATAGCCTCTTATGGAACGACGAAACAATTTATTGACTTAATTGCATCTATCGGAAGCATTTGGTTCACTACTTATTATCCGAAAATGACTTTATATCGGGTTAATAATGAAATTGATGGCGTAAAGCGGCTATACACCAAGAGTAAAATTTTCCTGATCGGATCTTTTATCGTTATGGGAACCGGGCTCATTATAGCTGGGCCTCCCGTCCTTCAATTTATTCATAGTAAAACCCATCTCCTGCCTGATGTAATGATATTTGTTTGTCTGATAATTGGATTCTTGGAGACGAATCATGGCATTTCGGGAGCACTGCTGCTTACCAAAAACGAAGTACCTTTCGTGAAAGCATCACTTTTGTCAGGAACGGGAACCATCATCCTTCTTTTGTTGGGACTAAAAGTTACATCGTTAGGTATCTGGAGCATGTTATTAGCACCGGGACTGGCACAGGCAACCTATCAAAACTGGAAATGGCCGCTATCCGTCATTCAGGATTTGAAACTCACGTTAGGAGATTATTTTCAAGCCTTCCGGACATTTTTGCAAGGGATAAAGGAGACCGTTAAAAAATAA
- a CDS encoding glycosyltransferase: MLKIIGIVTAYYPQPDDLETNINSYLPWIDRLIIWDNTPHEQSIITQVVEQLNSDKVEVRTTGKNEYLAYPFNEITRWADQQGYTHLLTMDQDSCFAPGHFENYLQAIQQIENDHIAAYGPGLNLPGYADENIQEVPYVITSGAIYPINSLLQVSLFNQGLVIDTVDIEYGLRTGTKGYKTFQLNHINLIHRLGDKEKHWTGLIINHYSAQRTYYYLRNTLWIFKHYPEAFTKREQKSFIRYNIIHRTLKIELEKYPLKKFQAILAAVWHAHKNKLGKYDHFI; encoded by the coding sequence ATGTTGAAAATAATCGGCATTGTCACTGCATATTACCCCCAGCCTGATGATCTGGAAACAAATATAAATTCCTACCTTCCCTGGATTGACAGGCTGATTATCTGGGATAACACGCCACACGAACAAAGCATTATTACACAAGTCGTAGAGCAATTAAACAGTGATAAAGTGGAAGTGCGCACCACCGGCAAAAACGAATATCTGGCATATCCTTTTAATGAAATAACGCGTTGGGCTGACCAACAGGGATATACGCATCTGTTGACGATGGATCAGGATAGCTGCTTTGCACCGGGTCATTTCGAAAACTATTTACAAGCTATACAACAAATTGAAAACGATCACATCGCTGCTTACGGACCGGGGTTGAACCTGCCCGGTTATGCCGACGAAAACATTCAGGAAGTTCCCTATGTCATAACATCAGGAGCTATTTATCCCATTAATAGCCTGCTACAAGTTTCATTATTCAATCAAGGACTGGTGATTGACACAGTGGATATTGAATATGGCCTGCGGACAGGAACAAAAGGATATAAAACCTTTCAACTGAATCATATTAATCTGATACATAGACTAGGAGATAAAGAAAAACATTGGACAGGGTTGATTATTAATCATTATTCTGCACAACGCACTTACTATTACCTCCGGAATACGCTTTGGATATTTAAACATTACCCGGAAGCTTTTACCAAACGGGAACAGAAAAGTTTTATCCGATACAACATTATCCATCGTACTTTGAAAATAGAACTAGAAAAATATCCGCTTAAAAAGTTTCAGGCTATCCTTGCTGCTGTATGGCATGCGCATAAAAATAAATTGGGCAAATACGACCATTTCATCTAA
- a CDS encoding glycosyltransferase family 2 protein, with protein MDVSIIIVNYNTKALLHNCLQSVMEQTRDVHYEIIVVDNASADGSVEMIQEKFPAVTLLAENTNWGFGRANNIGAKIAKGKYLFLLNSDTLIRNNAIKTLVDFLESNPRAGICGAQLLNQDLSLATSFQRLPSLMAEWKVCFAPFLLSKKQPVYSNPVKAGFVSGADLMIRKSLFDQLQGFDPDFFLYFEETELTYRSKKAGYSVWFIPTAEIIHFGEQSGEPEAKKVDKWTFSEMWYSRFLYADKTSGCARCVFLIHQTKGVMASTLFKVIGNQAKQSYWHKKNDIIRNQFQRYRNWKQTAH; from the coding sequence ATGGACGTCTCTATCATCATTGTGAACTACAACACGAAAGCGCTTCTTCATAACTGCCTGCAATCGGTTATGGAACAAACGCGTGACGTTCATTATGAAATTATTGTAGTTGACAATGCGTCAGCCGACGGAAGCGTTGAAATGATCCAAGAGAAATTCCCTGCTGTGACACTTTTGGCTGAAAATACCAACTGGGGTTTTGGCCGGGCTAACAACATCGGAGCTAAAATAGCAAAAGGGAAATATCTCTTTTTGCTTAATTCCGATACGCTCATTCGCAATAACGCCATTAAGACATTGGTTGATTTTCTCGAAAGCAACCCTAGAGCCGGCATCTGTGGCGCGCAATTGCTTAATCAGGATTTGTCCCTGGCAACTTCGTTCCAAAGACTTCCCTCCTTAATGGCTGAATGGAAAGTTTGCTTTGCTCCTTTTTTATTATCCAAAAAGCAACCGGTCTATAGCAACCCCGTAAAAGCTGGATTCGTATCCGGCGCCGACCTGATGATTCGTAAAAGTCTGTTTGATCAGTTACAAGGCTTTGATCCCGATTTCTTCCTATACTTCGAAGAAACAGAATTAACATATCGCTCAAAAAAAGCAGGGTATTCCGTTTGGTTTATTCCTACGGCTGAAATCATCCATTTCGGAGAACAATCCGGCGAACCTGAAGCTAAAAAAGTAGATAAATGGACATTTTCCGAAATGTGGTATAGCCGCTTCCTGTATGCAGATAAAACATCCGGTTGCGCCCGTTGTGTTTTTTTGATTCATCAAACCAAAGGAGTAATGGCCTCTACTCTTTTCAAAGTCATTGGCAACCAGGCAAAACAATCCTATTGGCACAAAAAGAATGACATCATCCGCAACCAGTTTCAACGTTATCGGAACTGGAAGCAAACAGCCCATTGA
- a CDS encoding glycosyltransferase, with protein MNIFYFFPETPSYMLQWQRIHIFDELERNGHTITVYNPLSFNTIDEANEQLPKTLRQQAASIDLFMNAAPEKFLYKETMKEVQKIGIPSLLICFDNLHAPFIHRDMAPYFDLVWLTSWETQPLFEKWHCKTIFQPYAANPYAFIPNHTHEINSIGFIGRLYDDRVNRINQLTSNKIPCTLYSDSFFSDGNHTAPKALTYQETALLLWRLSKFGIGRRVAYGTIKNKLFPAKNHLVNNDFLELKHSVPFSQMSETYSNHALALGISELRNTFVLKHPVHKLHLRTFEIPMCGGLQITPFTEELSGYFEDGKEIVLCQNNEEFIDKATFYLKPENARLRLEMKENARKRAESEHTWTKRFDKVFQALFGK; from the coding sequence ATGAACATTTTCTACTTTTTCCCCGAAACGCCTTCGTATATGCTGCAATGGCAACGAATCCATATTTTTGACGAATTAGAACGAAACGGACATACGATCACTGTTTACAACCCATTATCATTCAATACCATTGACGAAGCAAACGAACAATTGCCCAAAACACTACGGCAGCAGGCTGCATCCATTGATCTATTCATGAATGCAGCGCCTGAAAAGTTTCTGTATAAGGAAACCATGAAAGAGGTACAAAAGATAGGAATCCCTTCATTGCTCATCTGCTTTGATAATTTGCACGCACCTTTTATTCACCGGGACATGGCTCCCTATTTTGATTTGGTCTGGCTTACGTCATGGGAAACGCAACCACTTTTTGAGAAATGGCATTGCAAAACGATTTTTCAACCTTACGCTGCCAATCCTTATGCTTTTATTCCCAACCATACCCATGAAATCAATTCGATAGGCTTTATCGGAAGGCTTTATGATGACCGTGTAAACCGGATTAATCAGTTAACCAGCAACAAAATACCCTGCACACTCTATTCCGATAGCTTCTTCTCCGATGGCAATCACACTGCCCCAAAGGCATTGACGTATCAGGAAACCGCTTTGCTCCTGTGGCGATTATCAAAATTCGGCATTGGCAGAAGGGTGGCTTATGGAACCATAAAAAACAAACTGTTCCCGGCAAAGAATCATTTGGTAAACAATGATTTTCTCGAACTTAAACACTCGGTTCCCTTCAGTCAAATGAGCGAAACCTACTCCAACCATGCCCTTGCCTTGGGAATATCAGAGTTACGAAATACCTTTGTACTCAAACATCCGGTGCATAAACTGCACTTGCGCACTTTCGAAATACCCATGTGCGGTGGACTACAGATCACCCCGTTTACGGAAGAGCTGTCCGGTTATTTTGAAGATGGAAAAGAAATCGTCCTATGTCAAAATAACGAAGAGTTTATCGATAAGGCAACCTTCTATCTGAAACCCGAAAATGCACGCCTACGGCTTGAAATGAAAGAGAACGCCCGGAAACGGGCAGAATCGGAACATACATGGACAAAACGCTTTGACAAAGTATTCCAGGCATTATTCGGGAAATGA
- a CDS encoding glycosyltransferase family 2 protein: MTPKVSILVPVYNTALFLEKCVRSLFEQTFKELEFVFVDDGSRDNSLDILNQIIVQYPERQPNVIVNRHEKNKGVAATRNTLVSLASAEYLCFVDSDDYIDKDAVELLYKEAIQKRADIVVCDIAREWGKSVKIQRLPYEADPLAYTQQLIAADTPAYCCAKLIRSNLYSQHDIACTEGVNILEDYHTVTRLAYFASSIAKIDKPLYHYVLYNASAATKSWNEKKLDNILQSLTIVETFFNSRPDAGKFIVPLQKIKLKSKINLLMTFPPRLRDQIIRQFSDTGKVDMPLKLHEKIILRLASTKNHCCLNVFIALYTNTIALKKRFLG, from the coding sequence ATGACACCTAAGGTCTCCATATTAGTCCCGGTTTACAATACCGCCCTTTTTCTTGAAAAGTGTGTTCGCTCCCTTTTTGAACAAACATTCAAGGAACTCGAATTCGTGTTTGTAGATGACGGTTCGCGGGATAATAGCTTGGACATCTTAAACCAGATTATTGTCCAATATCCCGAAAGACAACCCAACGTGATAGTAAACCGGCATGAGAAAAACAAGGGCGTTGCCGCCACACGCAACACATTGGTATCCTTGGCTTCAGCAGAATATCTATGTTTTGTAGATAGCGACGACTACATTGATAAAGATGCGGTTGAATTGCTTTACAAGGAAGCAATACAGAAACGCGCCGATATTGTGGTGTGCGATATTGCCCGCGAATGGGGGAAAAGCGTAAAAATACAACGCCTCCCCTATGAGGCCGATCCTTTGGCATACACTCAACAACTGATTGCCGCAGATACGCCGGCTTATTGTTGCGCCAAGCTGATTCGTTCCAATCTCTATTCACAACATGATATTGCCTGCACGGAAGGAGTTAACATTCTGGAAGATTATCATACGGTAACCCGGTTGGCTTATTTCGCCTCATCAATTGCCAAAATTGATAAACCGTTGTACCATTACGTGCTTTACAACGCCTCTGCAGCTACAAAATCATGGAATGAAAAGAAACTCGATAATATTCTCCAATCACTGACTATTGTCGAAACATTCTTCAATAGCCGTCCGGATGCTGGGAAATTTATCGTTCCCCTACAAAAAATAAAACTAAAATCGAAGATCAATCTGCTCATGACCTTTCCTCCCCGCTTACGCGATCAGATAATCCGTCAGTTTTCTGATACCGGAAAGGTCGATATGCCATTAAAGCTGCATGAGAAAATAATCCTGCGTCTGGCATCAACAAAAAATCACTGTTGCCTGAATGTTTTTATTGCGCTCTACACGAACACCATTGCATTGAAGAAACGATTTCTGGGATAA
- a CDS encoding IS5 family transposase produces MYLVLDKDTINKEIVPFIPVPKRGFRTKCDIAEIVNCILYKLKTGCQWHMLPVKSLFSNVVLHYKTVFGYFRTWCKSGVLQQIWFGLLNKYRASLDMSSVDLDGSHTPALRGGEQVAYQGRKKRKTTNALYLTDRQGIPLAISDPIEGNHNDLHQIKERFTDIIDSLNNSDIRVDGLFLNADAGFDSAEFREFCSSHEIIPNIAINWRNAAHTDDIFFDELLYQQRYCIERTNAWMDSFRSLLNRFDVTCSSWQSFNLIAFIVILLKKITKQKKSR; encoded by the coding sequence ATGTACTTAGTACTCGACAAAGATACAATAAATAAAGAAATAGTGCCATTCATCCCTGTACCCAAGAGAGGGTTCAGGACAAAGTGTGATATCGCCGAGATTGTTAACTGCATATTGTACAAATTAAAAACAGGTTGTCAATGGCATATGTTGCCCGTTAAAAGTTTATTTTCTAATGTCGTATTGCATTATAAGACTGTTTTCGGTTATTTTCGTACATGGTGTAAATCAGGAGTGTTACAACAAATCTGGTTTGGTTTATTGAATAAATACAGAGCCTCATTGGACATGTCCAGTGTTGATTTGGATGGCAGCCATACCCCCGCATTACGTGGAGGAGAACAGGTTGCTTATCAGGGTCGGAAGAAAAGGAAGACTACCAATGCTCTTTATCTTACAGACAGACAAGGTATCCCATTGGCCATATCAGACCCGATAGAAGGGAATCACAATGATTTACATCAAATTAAAGAACGTTTTACCGACATTATTGATTCGCTGAATAACTCCGATATAAGAGTTGATGGTCTTTTTCTTAATGCCGATGCAGGTTTTGACTCTGCGGAGTTCAGAGAATTCTGTTCTTCCCATGAAATAATACCCAACATCGCTATTAACTGGCGTAACGCAGCACATACGGATGATATATTCTTCGATGAATTGCTCTATCAGCAACGCTATTGCATAGAAAGAACCAATGCATGGATGGATAGTTTCAGATCTCTATTGAACAGATTTGATGTTACTTGCTCCAGTTGGCAAAGCTTTAACCTTATCGCTTTTATCGTGATACTACTTAAGAAAATTACTAAACAGAAAAAGTCAAGATGA